The nucleotide window GGTACAGAAGATGATCATCTCGATGTCGGTGGCTTTTTTGCCGGCCGCTTCGAGAGCGCGTTGGGTGGCGATGTAAGCGAGGTCGGTGGTGGCTTGATCGTCGGCCGCAATATGGCGACGTTCAATACCGGTGCGTTCGCGGATCCACTGATCGTTGGTATCCACGAGTTTTTCGAGGTCCTGATTCGACAGGATTTTCTCGGGAAGATAAGAGCCGGTGCCGGCGATGCGGGTCCGGTAAGTGGGCGTCATTCCGTGTCCTCATTGACGGCCGTAGCTTGCACTACGACCGTAAAGTTGCTGAGTCCGTGCTGTGAATCAGGAAACGACTACTCTTTGCCGGCGCTGATCTGTTTGCCGTTGTAGTAGTAAGCGCCATCCGCACCTTTCGATGCACGGTGAGGGCGAACCAACTCTTTGGTCTTGGGATCAATGGCACGAGCGGCAGAGGTCAGACCATCGTGGCTACGGCGCATATCACGGCGCGAGCGCGAGGTTTTCTTCTTGGGTGTAGGCATAGCACTTTCCTTGTTAAACGAGAGGTCGCAATGTACCGACGCGAACCTTAAAAAATCAAGTCAATTCTTCAATCTACCGAGGATCGCAAAAGGGTTCTCTCGGCTTTCCATGGGCTCGTCGTAGCTGAAAGACTTCCCACGCACGTCAAGCAAGCAGGTCGCGCATTTCCCGTCTTTTTGCACGGGAGGAGCCGGAACCGCGGGAATGGAAAGTGCCACGATTTCATGCAGGTAATCGCCCATTTGGAAGGTGTTCCCTTGGTATTCCGCGACGGAAGGGCCTTCGTTGTTATGATCCGAAATGTGATTGGCCTTCGCGTACTGCGAGTTCCGCTCCGGCGGGATCTCGGGGATCAGGAGTTCGCGGAAACGCTCATTCACGGGCCATTTGAAGTCCAGGCCGCAGCGCGAGCAGTCCTCGGGCAGGGTTGTTTTGATCGTGCCGGTCAGCTCATAGGTCCCGGCGTCCAAAGGGCGGATCATGAATTCCGCCAGATAGCTGGAATCTTGGATCAAATCGCCAAGGATCTGGTTGAGCTCGCCGCTTTGGCGCGTCAGCTGCCACTCGCGGCCGTCATCAGGAATTTCATTGAGATGAATTTGGAACATAGGGTCCGCGTTCTAATTGAGGCGCGGTGCGTCGTCAAGGGCTTCTCAGTGAGTTTTCAGGTTAAAGTGTCGGGGTGAGCGAACCTACGACCTTGCGCGACTACTTCAAAGCCCTGATCGAGCGTGTGGAAGCCTCGGACGAGATCCACAACGGCGGGACGGATAAAAACGGCTTTTATAAGCCCACCCGCACGATCATCCTGAAGCAACTGAATCTGCTGAAAGATCTGCACGATAAGCCCCGCGCTCATCCGATGGTGAAGGGCGCCTGGGAGAAGCTCGTCGAAGAAATGCCGCCCGAATGGCTCGTCGTCCCCGCAGGGCTTCGCGAAGAACTCACCCAGATCCTCAGAGGTCCGTCGTAGGGGATGCGTCCATCGCGAAGCGATGACGTGGAATGCGTCGACGGCGAAGCCGTTACGGGGATCAGCCGACGGCGAAGCCGTGACGTGTTTCAGTCTCGTCCGTAAGTTTTGTCGTTCACTTCATCCGTGGTGCGTTGCCACTCGCGGGCGCGCGGATCCGAGGCCGGGATGTAGTCGACGCTGAAGACGTGGGGCAGAAGCTCTTTTTCTTTTACCCAGATCTCGCCCATCTGGCATTGCTTGTCGTAAGGGGCGTCGTAGCCCTTGCACGAAAGCCCCCAGGAGTTGCGGATGCGGTAGTGGCATTCGCCGTTGATGATGCGACGACCGATGATGGAGCTGGCGTGTGCGCCCGCCGGCTTCTTGAAGAAGCTGTCGTAACCGATGCCCGCGATGCGTCCTTGGTTGAGGGCTGAGTCCAGGGCCTCGCGCATCTGCTGGTTCACCTTGGCCTCTTCCGCGGCGGGGCGTTTTTTCTGATTGTAGCGTGAGCGTACGGGATCTTTCACCGAGGTGATCGCGAATTCGTCGATCGCGCGTCGGCAGTAACGTTTGATCTCGTCTTCGGAGAGTTTGCGATTGAAGGTCGTGAGCGAGTCCGCGCTTTCGTCGCGTTCGGTGTCCGCGCGCTCTTGCAATCGGCGAAGGCCCGGTGAGTTCGATCCGCCGCGGGAGTCCATCTCTTGATCCGTACAGATCTGACCGCGCGACAACGCGGACTTCAGCGCCTCGGCGACGCTGCCGCCGGCGAAACTCTGCGAGTCGACGAGGTTGCGGGAGGGGTGTTTTTTCTGAACCTCGTGCGCCATCTGGATCGGCGAGACGTCGTTGCGGGAAAAGCCGTCTTTCGTCAGCCCCAGGACGCCCTTTTTCTCTTGGCGCAGGGCTTGGGATAAAACGTCCGCCGCCGTGAAGGCGTAGCACCAGTCGAGGTTGTCTTGGTCACGCACGGGGCCCAGGGTTTTCTTCAGATCGACGGGGGAGCAGCGTTGACGGAGGTCTTCGGCGAAGGTCGGGGGCGCGATCAGGCCGAGCACAAAAATCGTGAGTGTGATCCCCCGCATGCGGCCCCTCCTTCAACTAGTTTAACCGCAACGGGGGCGCGATGCCACTGATTCGTCGGGCGCGGAAAGGCGGTTATTTCGCGCTCGCGAGACGGTCCAGTTCACCCGCGCGGGCGCGCAGTTTTTCGCTCAGATTTTTTCGCTGTTTTTCCTCAAGGGAAGTCGCGATCTGGATGACGAAATCGCGGATTTTCTTTTGGTATTCGGCCCGGGCGGTCAGGTACTCCGCGCCCTGCAGGCTTTCCCAGTTGTGGAAGAAGTCATGCACGAATTTTCTGCGGGCGGCCTCGTCGGCGCGCACGGCTTTGAATTTATCAAGGACGATTCGGCGATTTTCGACCTGTTGGACTTGCGGTGGTGTCGTCTGCTGGACCCAGCCTTTGAAAGCCTCTTTCTGCGCGGGCGTCAGGTATTCGATCGTGTCGTCGACGATGTCCTCGGCGCGGTTTTTCATTTTAGATCGCGCCTGCGCGGGGTCTTGCGCGCGCTTCAAATCCTTTTCGTATTTCTTCATCACTTCCGTATCGAACTGTTTGAAGTTCACGGCGACCTGATCCTGGATGAGTTTTTGCGCCATCGGTTCGAAACGTCGGCCGGCGGCCAGAAAACCGTCCTGCAGAAGTTTGAGATGCTCTTCCACGTTTTCCGCCGTGAACGCGTTTTGGTCGGCCAGATCCGCGAGCCGGCGCAGCTCGGCCGAGAGTTTCGGAAAGTCCTCACGGCGCAATTCACCGAGCGCGGTGTTGAACTCTTGGCGCGCTTCGGTTTTTTGTACCGAACTCAGTTCGAAATAGTCGGTGACGGAGTACATGACGAAGGTGTCGGCCCAGCGCAGAGCCAGATCCAAACGTGAACAGCCCGCGCCCATGAGTAAAAGGGCCGAGGCGAGGACGAGGGCCATCTTCAGAAGTCGACCGGGGCGTTGTCGGGGTGCGGCTATTTTCATGCGTGTTTTCCTCCGTCCAAATCAACTTCTTGCAAGATGGGTTCGCGGGGACGACTTCTCCCGGACCGCAAAATCGTCCCAGAAAAGGAGCTCTTGGGACTATTTTGACAGCGTCGAGAAAAGATCCTTCGCGGGCACTTTCGTTTTCACCAATTTGAGCTCGAAAAGCTGATCCGCAAGCGTCTGCCAGCGAGATTCCGTCATCACGCCGAGGCCGTGGGTCTTCGTTTCCGCCGTCTGCACTAAGTCCAGCTGCGCGTGTGCGCTGTCATTCATCGTGACGAGGTCCATGGCGGGATTCAGTTTCGTCATACGGGCGTTGGTGGCGGCCGGATCTTTCACATAGTCCGCCCAGCCCTGGCGTACGGCCGCGACGACTGCCCTCACTTCCGCGGGATTTTCTTGCAGACGTTTTTTGGTGGTCACCAGAACGGTCGTATAGGGGTTGTAACCGGCGTCGGCGATCAGGAAGGTTCGCACGTCGAGCGAAGACTTCTTCGCGGTGAGCGGTTCTGACGTCACGAAACACTGCTGATTGATCTTCGGATCGCCGATGAAATTGGTGATCCCGCCGGGATAGGGGGCGGTTTTCGCCAAAGGTTTACCGAATTTCTTTTGCAGATACATCGCGTAGGGAAGCCCCGCCTGCCAAAGAAGAGTGGAGTCTTTGTCTTTCAAAAGAGCGTCGATTGAATCATAATTTTTGTTTGTTCGAAACATGATCCCCTGCGGATTTGTCTGAAACGCCGCGAACACGGCGATCACCTCTTTTGAACCCCGATCCCAAGCCAAAACCAGCTCGTCGGCGCTCACGATCGCGTAATCGGCTTGCCCCGCCGGGAGCATCTGCGCGGTGGGTGTGCCGCTTCCGCCGGGCAAAATTTCGACATTCAGTTTTGCCGCTTTAAAATGAGGTTCGGCCGCGTAAAACCCGCCGAATTGGGGCTCGGGTTTCCAGTTCAGCGCCAAACGTAAAGGGGCCGCCGAAACGACCAGAGAGCTCAGAACCGCCGCGAGAAAGGGAATCAGAAAAGTGAAAACGCGCATGTGAACTCCTTTACGAGTCTTCCGTCGCCAAAGCGAAGGGACGGTAGCGAAACAACATCCATTTCAGGGTTTTGACCGCGCCCAGAACGGCGACGCCCATCAGCGTGATGAGAAGAACGGCCGCGAACACGAGGTCCACGCGCTGCTGGGTCCGTGCGACGTCGATCAGACTTCCCAGCCCCGACCCCGCGACAAATTCGCCGACCACGGCGCCGATGACCGCAAGGCCCACCGCGATCTCAAGCCCGGTGAAAAAAGCCGGTAACGCCTGCGGAATTTTGAGGTGCCACAGCGTCTGCAGACGCGTGGCTTTCAGCGCGCGGAAAAGCTCAAGCCGCGTCGGCGGCGCCGAGGACAGGCCCGCCAGCGTCCCGGCCAAGATCGGAAAGAACGAGACCACGAACGCCGAAGCGCGCACGGTCGGAGCACCGAAACCGAACCAGATCACGAGCAGCGGCGCGATCGCGATGATCGGGACCGTTTGGAAGAAAACCGAAACCGGCAGAAACGCGCGCTCGAGCCGCGGACTGAAAGACAGAAGAAGCGCGATGCTGACGCCAAGAGCGACGCTCATCGCAAATCCCGTCATCGCGTTGGTCAGGCTTTCAAGAAACGCCGAGCCGAATCCGACATCCTCCTGCCCGAAGGCGGCCGCGACCTGGGCCGGCGAGGGCAGCAGATACTCGGGCACAAGTCCCAGCCAGGTATTCACCTGAAACAGAAAAAGGAGAAGGGCCAGCATCAAGACCGGCGGCAGAACTCGTTCGAGCGTGCGGCTCATGAAGCGCTCCGCTCTTTGAAGAGCTTGGACAATGCCCGGGTCTGCGCGAATCCCAAGGTCGACTCTCGCGCCGCGGGACCGTGGGGAAGATCGGCGGGCCGAACCCACTCATGATCCATTTCGCCGCGGGCATTCAACATCAGGATTCGATCTGAGAGCAAAACGGCCTCGGTGAGGGAGTGACTCACGAAAAGAAAAGCGAGCTCCGGCCGGTCCAGGCGCAATTGGTTCAACTCATCTTGCAGGCGGGCGCGGATCTGCTCGTCGAGCGCGCCGAAAGGCTCGTCCATCAAAAGAAGGCCCGGTCGGGCGTCTTGATGGTGAAGGACCGCGCGCGCGATCGCCACGCGCATCTTCATGCCGCCCGAAAGCTCATGGGGAAAGAGTGTCTTGACCGAAGGCTCCAGACGCAGGCTTTGCAAAAGCGGGTCAAGGTCGGGGAGTCGGCCGCCGCGCAGTTTCCCCGGAAGGAGGACGTTTTCGGCGACGTTCAGCCAGGGAAGAAGTCGCGGTTCTTGAAAGACGATGGCGGG belongs to Pseudobdellovibrionaceae bacterium and includes:
- the rpmF gene encoding 50S ribosomal protein L32, whose translation is MPTPKKKTSRSRRDMRRSHDGLTSAARAIDPKTKELVRPHRASKGADGAYYYNGKQISAGKE
- a CDS encoding ABC transporter permease — translated: MSRTLERVLPPVLMLALLLFLFQVNTWLGLVPEYLLPSPAQVAAAFGQEDVGFGSAFLESLTNAMTGFAMSVALGVSIALLLSFSPRLERAFLPVSVFFQTVPIIAIAPLLVIWFGFGAPTVRASAFVVSFFPILAGTLAGLSSAPPTRLELFRALKATRLQTLWHLKIPQALPAFFTGLEIAVGLAVIGAVVGEFVAGSGLGSLIDVARTQQRVDLVFAAVLLITLMGVAVLGAVKTLKWMLFRYRPFALATEDS
- a CDS encoding ABC transporter ATP-binding protein, yielding MILDVKGLRQDYPARTLFHGLEFTLKAGEFVTLIGPSGCGKSTLLRLVAGLEAPTQGQIRREVADPAIVFQEPRLLPWLNVAENVLLPGKLRGGRLPDLDPLLQSLRLEPSVKTLFPHELSGGMKMRVAIARAVLHHQDARPGLLLMDEPFGALDEQIRARLQDELNQLRLDRPELAFLFVSHSLTEAVLLSDRILMLNARGEMDHEWVRPADLPHGPAARESTLGFAQTRALSKLFKERSAS
- a CDS encoding ABC transporter substrate-binding protein — its product is MRVFTFLIPFLAAVLSSLVVSAAPLRLALNWKPEPQFGGFYAAEPHFKAAKLNVEILPGGSGTPTAQMLPAGQADYAIVSADELVLAWDRGSKEVIAVFAAFQTNPQGIMFRTNKNYDSIDALLKDKDSTLLWQAGLPYAMYLQKKFGKPLAKTAPYPGGITNFIGDPKINQQCFVTSEPLTAKKSSLDVRTFLIADAGYNPYTTVLVTTKKRLQENPAEVRAVVAAVRQGWADYVKDPAATNARMTKLNPAMDLVTMNDSAHAQLDLVQTAETKTHGLGVMTESRWQTLADQLFELKLVKTKVPAKDLFSTLSK
- a CDS encoding DUF177 domain-containing protein, with translation MFQIHLNEIPDDGREWQLTRQSGELNQILGDLIQDSSYLAEFMIRPLDAGTYELTGTIKTTLPEDCSRCGLDFKWPVNERFRELLIPEIPPERNSQYAKANHISDHNNEGPSVAEYQGNTFQMGDYLHEIVALSIPAVPAPPVQKDGKCATCLLDVRGKSFSYDEPMESRENPFAILGRLKN